The Lolium perenne isolate Kyuss_39 chromosome 6, Kyuss_2.0, whole genome shotgun sequence genome segment GGTCTAGATGAGTCTGGAGCCCATCTCTACTACAACTGCCCCAGTGGCAACTACTTTGAGTACCAGGCATTTGCCATTGGCTCCCGCTCTCAGGCAGCGAAGACTTACCTCGAGCGCAGATTCGAGAAATTCAATGACTACACCCCAGACCAGCTCATCAGAGATGCCCTCTCGGCCATAAAGGAGACTCTCCAAGGTGAGAAGCTGACCAGCTCCAACTGCACCATTGCTATTGTGGGCACAAAGGAGGACGGCACCGTCGAGCCATTCTCCATGATTGACTCCCAGAGGATCCAGGAAATAATCGACTCCATGGAGGCGGCCGATGAGGCACCACCGGCTGATGTGCCGATGCAGGAGGAAGGGGGTGATGCACCCCCAGCGGATGCACCCCCAGCAGATGCCCCTGCGGCGGACGCTGCACCAATGGACATCTAGTTGTCTGATACATGCCATCTCCTTCTCACACCGCATTCAGTGTTTCCCAAAGACTAGACTGTTGTTTTAGAAAGGTTGCCACCCCTTGTGTACTCTTTGCTTCCGTGCGACTACAGCTTTGCGATGCTTGTGTTTGGACCgattatatttatcatgtcacGGTGCGAACATAATCCTTCTGAATATGTTTTATCATCAGATCTTTTTGCCCTCCGATCGTTTATGATTTAGGAGACTGCTGTGAAAACGTAGAAAGTACAAGAAATCAAACAACTGCGCTACTCCCCCATCCATAAAAAGATGTTGAATGTAAACAGAGGCAGTACATTGTTTTTCTTGTGGTGATTTGCCGCTCGTGCGAGTACTGTCAGCGTCGTGGGCTAGCAGCCTAGCATGGATCCCATGTACTGTGTCTGTCCATGGATGCCTATCTTGCACAGTTGCACACCGTACGGAGAATCATGCAGGATGCTGCGAATCAAGCAAAGTAGAAACGAGGCGGACAATTCATTCATCGGTGTGGCGTTTGGATGCGCGATTTGTATTCATAATGTCTCGTCGCAAGCTCATTGAAGAATTAGAAATTTATCGCAGCTGTTTCTCTACTGTAATATCACCCACAAAACAATTTTTTTTGGTAGATACAAAACAAAATTATTcaaatattaaaacaagaaaaggtAGTTAAACATATGGCCTTATCATAATCGGAGCCTAAGATTATTTCTCACTTATCCCTTTGCCACCCTTTCTAGGAGAATTAGGCCATTCACCACTTCTACGGTTTGAGAAGTAAATATTGGAGGACAAAATACTCGTCGAAGCCTCACACACACCTAAAGTTCATAGTATTATACTTGCTGAAGTATAAATGTAGCCCTGTCTCTTACACCATATCGGTCTTTTACTTAAGTGGCTAGATCATGCAATTCTATATGTTATCGGAGCTAAGAGGTCTTGAGTTCAAGAACAAACCGAcgcaataaaaaataaaaatattgcaGCCCACTTTTGATCCATGTTTTGGCTTGAGGCAGCCACacgtgagggggagtgttgaagTATAAATGTATTGGCTAGCTTCTTTCATCAGATCGATATTTTGGTTGCATTGGTTAAAGCATGCAGTTCTACAATACTAAGAAAACAACTTTTAGTAAAGCTTGTCAAGTTTTTTGTTAGATTCATTTGCTCTACAATGCTCTACTAGGTCTTGTAGATATTTAAAGATATTATGGGCATACAACTACATATGCACTTTATACATTACAGTGAAGTTCGTTTTAAGGaaaaaaaaattctgaaaaaatcatATTAGCACGGGAAATATATTTGTAATGGTATATAATAGAATTGTATGGCGGATGTACCTTAATATATATGATCATGATTACATTGTTGATTCTACTAGCTATATCTAAAAATAATATTTAAGATATCGTATTGAAAGATGTATCAACAAAAACTTAAATGCATGTGTCAAGATAAGTTATGACAAACTAAAATAGTTTGGTATAAATAAACAACAAGGGTTTATTTCAATTTTTTTCCTTGCCtcgataatggttcaaacttagTGAGGCTTGAAGAAAAGAAAaatatttccatcttttgtgcCATATTATTTCCAAAATGAATTATTGATAGATGCTATAAACTACTCTAGTGAATTTACTGTCATGAAAATTGTCGATAGATGGTATGATTTCCAAAATGCAGGGTATATTGTAGCAATTACTGTGTTGAAAAGGAAAGTATGGCTTGACAATGTTGGAAGACCGTCACAAGAGAGCAATATTGCTAGTTtatgttgaatatataagcaaattaACATAGGATAATTCAAATAAATAATTGATAAATCATCAATACATAAACAACGGGTAAACTAAACATGCATATCAACAAAGTAGAAGAAAATATAGCATCTAGACAAGATAAATATGTACTCCAAACAACAGTACTTTAAATTTGATAAAGTTTGACTAATTTTATAGAAAAATTAGTACCTTATGACACTAAATTAGTATAATTAGATTTTTATAAAATGTTGTATCATAATGTACTAATTtaatattattttttgtgaaaaatATATACTAATATCacgaagatatcaattacacccacTCTCTGCAACAACGACTAATTTAATATTATATATGTTGCTACCTTTTTCTATGATATTTGTTAAACTTTTGAAAATTTGATTTAGGAAAAAAAATCTACGGAGTAGAAATACATTTCGTCTGAGTGGGAAAAATTACAGTACAAATTTAGTCGATCGTGTCACGGAGACACACCACTTAGTTTCGAGACAAACATGTCACGTTGCATAGCATAGGCGCGTGGATGTACAGTGTTGGACGAAGGATGGTTTATGGCGCAATTTACTGCCTACGGCGCCGGCACAGCCAAGGCCCA includes the following:
- the LOC127308519 gene encoding proteasome subunit alpha type-1, with amino-acid sequence MFRNQYDTDVTTWSPAGRLFQVEYAMEAVKQGSACVGLRSATHAVLAAANKANNELSSHQRKVFRVADHAGVALAGLTADGRVLSRFLRNECINHAFVYDAPLPISRLALRLADKAQVCTQRSWKRPYGVGLLVAGLDESGAHLYYNCPSGNYFEYQAFAIGSRSQAAKTYLERRFEKFNDYTPDQLIRDALSAIKETLQGEKLTSSNCTIAIVGTKEDGTVEPFSMIDSQRIQEIIDSMEAADEAPPADVPMQEEGGDAPPADAPPADAPAADAAPMDI